From Candidatus Poribacteria bacterium, one genomic window encodes:
- a CDS encoding von Willebrand factor type A domain-containing protein gives MKVQFRAFCKLNVVLTICGLMLCIYMGCGGADDEAYEDEAAHGFIPSVLNPPNGAVYDDVFFKEYGTNPFIDTEDDHFSTFGMDVDTASYSVTRRYLRDGHLPPPEAVRVEEFVNAFDYNYAPPSRDAFAVHIEGAPSRFGEGKRLQLLRIGIQGRVIPDENRKHAMLTFVIDVSGSMAMENRLELVKRALTLLVEQLRPGDEVAIVVYGTNARTVLPHTGIEGREEILEAIHSLAPEGVTNAEDGLRLGYTLASRNARIGGINRVILCSDGVANVAETGADGILRKIRSHVEEGITLTTVGFGMGNFNDVLMEQLANKGNGSYAYVDTLNEAKRVFVENLTGTLQLIAKDAKVQVDFNAQVVSRFRLLGYENRRLDHEDFRDDDADGGEIGSGHSVTALYEIKLHEGAVGKLATVFIRHEDPDTRHVSEINEDIFSAALKRTFEEASLEFQLAATVAEFAEILRESYWAREGSLAVVSQSIKGIAPQILNASVDELMTLVNQATHFKARNSE, from the coding sequence ATGAAAGTACAATTTAGGGCTTTCTGTAAATTGAACGTTGTCCTTACGATATGCGGATTGATGCTCTGTATCTATATGGGTTGTGGTGGTGCTGATGATGAGGCTTATGAAGATGAGGCTGCGCATGGATTCATCCCATCAGTATTAAACCCACCAAACGGTGCCGTCTACGACGATGTCTTCTTTAAAGAGTATGGCACGAACCCTTTTATTGATACAGAAGATGATCACTTTTCAACATTTGGTATGGATGTTGATACTGCTTCCTACTCCGTCACGCGACGCTATCTCCGCGATGGGCACCTCCCACCGCCAGAAGCCGTTCGCGTTGAGGAATTTGTCAACGCCTTTGATTACAATTACGCGCCACCGTCAAGGGACGCATTCGCTGTTCACATTGAGGGCGCGCCCTCCCGATTTGGTGAAGGCAAACGACTCCAATTGTTACGAATCGGTATTCAAGGTCGCGTTATTCCCGACGAAAACCGTAAGCATGCAATGCTAACTTTCGTAATTGATGTTTCTGGTTCGATGGCTATGGAAAATCGATTGGAATTGGTGAAACGTGCCTTAACGCTTCTGGTTGAACAACTCCGTCCGGGGGATGAGGTTGCTATCGTCGTTTACGGGACTAACGCGCGAACCGTCCTACCACACACCGGAATTGAAGGACGTGAGGAGATTTTGGAGGCAATCCATTCTCTTGCCCCGGAAGGTGTCACGAATGCAGAAGACGGACTGCGCCTTGGATACACACTCGCCTCACGCAATGCAAGAATTGGTGGTATCAACCGTGTGATTCTCTGTTCAGATGGCGTTGCCAATGTCGCCGAAACAGGTGCTGATGGTATCCTCAGAAAAATTCGCTCCCACGTTGAGGAAGGGATTACACTAACAACAGTTGGGTTCGGCATGGGAAATTTCAACGATGTCCTCATGGAACAACTCGCCAACAAGGGCAATGGTAGCTACGCTTACGTTGATACCCTCAATGAGGCAAAGCGAGTTTTTGTTGAAAACCTGACAGGAACACTACAACTCATTGCTAAAGATGCGAAGGTTCAGGTCGATTTCAACGCACAAGTTGTCAGTCGTTTCCGCTTGCTCGGCTATGAAAACCGTCGCCTTGATCATGAAGACTTTCGTGATGACGACGCAGACGGTGGAGAAATTGGTTCAGGTCACAGCGTCACTGCTCTCTATGAAATTAAACTCCATGAAGGTGCCGTCGGAAAATTGGCGACTGTTTTTATCCGCCATGAAGACCCAGACACCCGTCATGTGTCAGAAATCAACGAAGATATTTTCTCAGCAGCGTTGAAACGAACATTTGAGGAGGCATCCCTTGAATTTCAACTCGCCGCCACTGTAGCAGAATTCGCAGAAATCTTGCGTGAAAGTTATTGGGCACGAGAAGGAAGTTTGGCGGTAGTATCGCAAAGTATCAAAGGTATCGCACCTCAAATCCTGAACGCTTCAGTCGATGAACTAATGACGCTCGTGAATCAAGCGACTCACTTTAAGGCACGAAATAGTGAATAA
- the pduL gene encoding phosphate propanoyltransferase, protein MPDRALVELITQRVVNRLTTEQACSGCALRSCDAGNRACDAVMQQQQIPVGVSARHAHVTQEHLEVLYGAGHQLTVYAPLYQPEAFAANETLTIVGKRMRAIEAVRILGPVRDYSQVEVAQTEAIRLGLNPPIRDSGDLGGAEPITLVGPAGSIYLEEGAICATRHIHMTPGDADALNIRENGLLKVHFRGERALTFENVRPKISEDYVLQMHLDTDDANAAGLKGGEPVEIVRDAG, encoded by the coding sequence ATGCCAGATCGTGCCCTCGTTGAATTGATTACCCAGCGTGTTGTCAATAGATTGACAACAGAGCAGGCGTGTAGCGGTTGTGCTTTGAGATCCTGTGATGCAGGAAACCGGGCATGCGATGCTGTCATGCAGCAACAACAGATTCCGGTTGGGGTTTCAGCACGACACGCCCATGTGACCCAAGAGCACCTTGAAGTCCTTTACGGTGCTGGTCACCAACTTACCGTCTACGCTCCGCTTTATCAACCAGAAGCGTTTGCTGCAAATGAGACGTTGACGATCGTTGGAAAACGAATGCGCGCCATTGAAGCAGTTCGTATCCTTGGTCCTGTAAGGGACTACTCCCAAGTCGAAGTGGCACAAACAGAAGCGATTCGGCTCGGATTAAACCCACCTATTCGGGACTCAGGCGACCTTGGGGGGGCAGAACCCATTACTCTCGTTGGACCCGCCGGAAGTATCTATTTGGAGGAAGGGGCAATCTGTGCAACACGACACATCCACATGACCCCCGGAGATGCTGACGCGCTCAATATTCGCGAGAACGGTCTTCTAAAAGTACATTTCCGTGGTGAGCGCGCTTTAACGTTTGAAAACGTTCGTCCCAAAATTTCTGAAGATTATGTGCTTCAGATGCACTTAGACACCGACGATGCCAATGCAGCAGGTCTAAAGGGTGGCGAACCCGTTGAGATTGTCCGAGATGCCGGTTGA
- a CDS encoding serpin family protein, which translates to MDRKHTFTRTFLGLLCPVLLVFAGCDDFRPDMFEKKEVASETGPVESSVVRANAKFGFNLFNEIRKTEQAKNIFISPFSVSIALAMALNGASGETEQAMIHTLQLQGLSSESINAGYAGLRHNLQTSDPKVILTIANSLWARQGFSFKQDFLQRNTQFFGAEVSTLDFTDPNTLTTINQWVNTNTNGKITKILDEINPDAVLFLINAIYFKGSWQTEFEPARTRDGTFHLAAGGEKQVPMMTRTGDYRYYENYEENFQAISLPYGDGRISMYIFLPSRESNLNTFLDGLNTENWENWISQFREQEVFLSMPKFKLEYEKTLNNPLQSLGMGIAFAPGGADFSRMADLEVLGRNLYIEEVFHKAVVEVNEEGTEAAAVTNITVGVPSAPPAFIADRPFFFAIRDNETKTVLFMGIVVDP; encoded by the coding sequence AAAGAAGTAGCATCTGAGACCGGTCCCGTTGAGAGTAGTGTGGTCAGAGCGAATGCTAAATTTGGCTTTAACCTATTCAACGAGATCCGAAAGACTGAACAGGCGAAAAATATTTTTATCTCACCCTTCAGTGTTTCTATTGCCTTGGCAATGGCACTGAACGGTGCATCCGGCGAAACCGAGCAGGCAATGATTCACACGTTGCAACTGCAAGGATTAAGTTCCGAATCGATCAACGCTGGCTATGCTGGATTGCGCCATAACCTTCAAACATCAGACCCGAAAGTTATACTCACGATTGCAAATTCACTTTGGGCACGCCAAGGTTTCTCGTTCAAGCAGGATTTCCTGCAGCGAAACACCCAATTTTTCGGTGCTGAGGTCTCAACATTAGATTTTACGGACCCAAACACCCTAACAACAATTAATCAGTGGGTAAATACCAACACCAACGGTAAGATTACAAAAATCCTTGATGAAATCAACCCCGATGCGGTGTTATTTCTGATTAACGCTATCTATTTCAAAGGGTCGTGGCAGACGGAATTTGAGCCAGCGCGCACGCGCGACGGGACTTTCCATCTCGCAGCCGGCGGTGAAAAGCAGGTCCCGATGATGACAAGGACGGGTGATTATCGGTATTACGAAAATTATGAAGAAAATTTTCAGGCAATCAGCCTCCCTTACGGCGATGGGCGAATCAGCATGTACATCTTCCTGCCCTCCCGTGAATCCAACCTCAATACCTTTTTAGATGGTTTAAACACTGAGAATTGGGAGAATTGGATATCGCAGTTTCGCGAGCAAGAGGTGTTCCTCAGCATGCCCAAATTTAAGTTGGAATATGAAAAAACGCTTAACAATCCGCTGCAATCACTTGGTATGGGTATAGCGTTTGCGCCAGGGGGTGCAGACTTCAGCCGGATGGCAGATTTGGAGGTTTTGGGTAGAAATTTGTACATCGAGGAAGTCTTCCATAAAGCTGTTGTTGAAGTTAATGAAGAGGGCACTGAAGCCGCAGCAGTCACCAATATCACGGTTGGCGTACCCAGTGCACCACCTGCGTTTATTGCAGACCGTCCCTTTTTCTTTGCGATTCGTGATAACGAGACAAAAACTGTCCTATTTATGGGCATTGTGGTAGATCCATAG
- a CDS encoding DUF5683 domain-containing protein, whose translation MRFLLITSLLLLSLHASFAQEAENGADTEQHTPEPVEQERLVSPVGAMIRSAIFPGWGQFYSRGYFRGSLTVLGIGGSVVGALLAQNSFKNRYNAYATYASLYPNDDQGVLERYEYANQRYKLRTFFMYTSIGIWVYSLIDSYVNANFYNATTLIQSIEKDAQDIEKLGIEVGATPSRLYLGFVKTF comes from the coding sequence ATGCGATTTTTGCTAATTACATCACTACTGCTATTAAGCCTCCATGCAAGTTTTGCACAGGAGGCTGAGAACGGTGCAGATACTGAACAGCACACACCTGAACCGGTGGAACAAGAGAGGCTTGTTTCGCCAGTTGGGGCTATGATACGTTCCGCCATTTTCCCAGGATGGGGACAATTTTATAGCCGTGGTTATTTCCGTGGCAGTCTCACTGTTTTGGGAATAGGCGGTTCTGTTGTCGGTGCCTTATTAGCACAGAATTCTTTTAAGAATCGCTACAACGCCTATGCGACGTATGCAAGTTTATATCCTAATGACGACCAAGGCGTGTTAGAGCGTTATGAGTACGCGAACCAGCGTTATAAACTCAGGACATTTTTTATGTATACCAGCATTGGTATTTGGGTTTATAGCCTTATCGATTCTTATGTCAATGCAAATTTTTACAACGCGACTACATTGATTCAGTCTATTGAGAAAGATGCACAAGATATTGAAAAATTGGGGATTGAAGTCGGGGCGACCCCGTCGCGTCTGTATTTGGGTTTTGTTAAAACCTTTTAA
- a CDS encoding metallophosphoesterase codes for MNAYLIYIALCFVCFTSIATAQSKQLAQYPNQLTRDGHIVVLPDHGTVYMVSDLHAHWDDFNQWLRLTKLVEQLQAGEDVYGLILGDAIDYKPDEPRHPPYGDILIVDRVMELQKQLGDNGKRLIYIRGNHEFAAADAYEMLKKQGMTIQNRPHFIRALYDSPLGSYYEQFNFIERMTDTHYEFLMNLPTVVIGKNGFVGVHAGPARFVRGLADLVDPNPKTLEELLWHRPTIAYTGGYTLTHIKNFLENIHGNFLVVGHTPISYFPSQNVRDGIATFGKSQLIFSTGYSGKPGVPAYIEIDLAETYSSVSALKLGVNIHHLYDETGKPKPE; via the coding sequence ATGAACGCATATCTCATTTACATTGCCCTCTGCTTTGTCTGTTTTACTTCCATAGCGACAGCACAATCCAAACAACTCGCGCAGTATCCCAATCAACTGACACGCGACGGACATATCGTTGTTCTACCTGACCACGGTACTGTCTATATGGTTTCTGATCTCCACGCACATTGGGACGATTTTAATCAATGGTTGCGACTCACGAAACTCGTTGAGCAGCTTCAGGCAGGTGAGGATGTTTATGGATTGATACTCGGCGATGCAATTGACTATAAGCCCGATGAACCAAGACATCCGCCTTATGGAGATATACTCATTGTTGACCGAGTTATGGAACTCCAAAAACAGCTTGGTGACAACGGAAAAAGGCTTATCTACATCCGAGGGAATCACGAATTCGCTGCCGCAGATGCTTATGAAATGCTCAAGAAGCAGGGAATGACGATCCAGAACCGACCCCACTTTATTCGCGCCTTATATGACAGTCCTCTTGGGTCGTATTATGAGCAGTTCAATTTTATTGAAAGAATGACGGACACACACTATGAATTTCTGATGAACTTACCGACAGTCGTTATTGGAAAAAACGGTTTTGTCGGTGTTCATGCGGGTCCGGCGCGTTTTGTCAGGGGTCTCGCTGACCTTGTTGATCCGAATCCGAAAACCCTTGAGGAACTCCTTTGGCACCGTCCTACTATCGCTTATACGGGTGGATACACTTTAACCCACATTAAAAATTTTCTTGAAAATATCCACGGAAATTTCCTTGTGGTTGGGCATACCCCAATCAGTTATTTTCCATCGCAAAACGTTAGAGACGGTATAGCAACATTTGGCAAAAGCCAACTTATTTTTTCGACAGGCTATAGCGGCAAACCCGGCGTTCCGGCGTATATCGAAATTGACTTGGCAGAGACCTATTCCTCTGTGAGCGCGCTGAAGTTAGGTGTAAACATCCATCACCTATATGATGAGACTGGAAAACCAAAACCTGAATAG
- a CDS encoding BMC domain-containing protein, with translation MNGEALGLVETRGLVGSIEAADAMVKAANVRLIGYEQIGAGYVTVMVRGDVGAVKAATDVGAEAAARVGEVVSVHVIPRPHTEVETMLQKA, from the coding sequence ATGAATGGAGAAGCATTGGGTTTGGTTGAAACGAGAGGCTTGGTTGGGAGCATTGAAGCCGCTGATGCCATGGTGAAGGCGGCAAATGTCCGACTTATCGGTTACGAGCAAATTGGTGCGGGTTACGTGACCGTCATGGTTCGTGGCGATGTGGGTGCGGTAAAAGCGGCAACGGATGTCGGTGCTGAGGCTGCAGCGCGCGTCGGTGAAGTTGTTTCTGTTCATGTGATTCCGCGTCCGCACACTGAAGTCGAAACTATGCTGCAAAAAGCGTAG
- a CDS encoding peptidase MA family metallohydrolase: MLKIMKSLIFVLLLMLPIFSAAVTWESVESSHFRVYYQEGTVDPMSILQIAEDFYAEMPELTSRMSAGMIDIWVCDTQKAFQDSVHAPIQDWAVGCAFPLSRRIIIQNPKHIALAKLQLAQVLRHEIAHVLFGQCTRRAVKEIPLWFIEGIAIYFADEWVPGRHETLLKHIFSKSILPLHELARGFPRSQAGADLAYAESQDAVRWLVEIKGRDVLFALITELHAGNNFSSAFEATVGWNLATFDVHWRGSLTERYRWASLFSNSYILWGGTGGLALLGYLVCLHRRRRHLNKLAQQEDAVDTFFKT, encoded by the coding sequence ATGCTAAAGATTATGAAAAGCCTCATTTTCGTTCTATTATTAATGCTGCCTATATTTTCAGCAGCTGTCACATGGGAGTCCGTTGAAAGTTCACACTTTCGGGTCTACTACCAAGAAGGAACGGTAGACCCGATGTCAATTCTCCAGATTGCTGAGGACTTCTATGCCGAAATGCCGGAGTTGACAAGCCGTATGTCAGCGGGGATGATTGACATCTGGGTCTGTGACACACAAAAAGCGTTTCAGGATTCCGTTCATGCTCCGATCCAGGATTGGGCGGTTGGATGTGCCTTTCCGTTAAGTCGGCGCATCATTATCCAAAATCCGAAACACATAGCCCTTGCGAAACTGCAGTTAGCGCAAGTTCTCCGGCACGAGATCGCACATGTTCTTTTTGGACAGTGTACACGCAGAGCAGTCAAAGAAATTCCGTTGTGGTTTATAGAAGGTATCGCGATCTACTTCGCGGATGAATGGGTGCCGGGTCGCCATGAAACGTTACTAAAACACATCTTCTCGAAATCTATCCTGCCCCTTCACGAGTTGGCACGCGGTTTTCCACGTTCACAAGCCGGAGCGGACTTGGCGTATGCTGAGAGTCAGGATGCCGTCCGTTGGCTGGTCGAAATTAAAGGGAGAGATGTCCTGTTTGCCCTTATTACGGAGCTCCACGCTGGTAACAACTTCAGTAGTGCGTTTGAAGCGACAGTGGGGTGGAACCTCGCGACGTTCGATGTACACTGGCGCGGATCTCTGACGGAACGTTACCGGTGGGCATCCCTCTTTTCTAACTCCTACATTTTGTGGGGTGGTACTGGAGGACTCGCGCTCCTTGGTTATCTCGTTTGCCTACATCGCAGACGACGACATCTGAACAAGCTCGCGCAGCAGGAAGACGCTGTGGATACATTCTTCAAAACCTAA
- a CDS encoding tetratricopeptide repeat protein: protein MRPLIYIMTPVLILTIVLASRFVTWDAIKGAKPQAQVNVQQGTLSLREWKIPHAIAAFTRAIEIEPKYAEAYVKRGLAYYRLGQYKAAIADYTQTLDLKRYHADAYASRGDAYRALGEMQHAIVDYSASLKKRWNARVMRRRAQTYFEQDNVQNALADYNTVIKRQPSAMAYYTRGNVYFQLSIQNDASRLKLALADMDQAIALEPRFASAYISRARIYARAGEQASATADYMNAVELLTEAIETWQGEPKALIQVYLWRAFAYQKLGEIDSGQSDLNEMNKRIFSFFLEKSKKL from the coding sequence ATGCGACCACTCATTTACATCATGACCCCGGTACTGATTCTCACGATTGTTCTCGCCTCCCGTTTTGTAACATGGGATGCGATCAAAGGAGCAAAACCACAAGCGCAAGTGAATGTGCAGCAGGGAACTCTGTCATTGAGAGAATGGAAGATTCCACACGCAATAGCGGCGTTTACACGAGCGATTGAGATTGAACCTAAATATGCTGAAGCTTACGTGAAACGTGGTCTTGCCTATTACCGTCTGGGACAGTACAAAGCAGCCATCGCAGACTATACACAAACCTTAGACCTCAAACGATACCACGCCGATGCGTACGCAAGTCGTGGCGATGCCTATCGCGCGTTAGGGGAAATGCAGCACGCCATTGTGGACTACTCCGCCTCGCTGAAAAAAAGATGGAACGCACGTGTCATGCGAAGACGGGCACAGACTTATTTTGAACAGGACAACGTTCAGAATGCCCTCGCTGACTACAACACCGTGATTAAGCGGCAGCCAAGTGCTATGGCTTACTATACCCGTGGTAATGTTTACTTCCAACTTTCCATTCAAAACGACGCAAGTCGCTTAAAACTCGCATTGGCAGATATGGACCAAGCAATTGCTTTGGAACCGCGTTTCGCTAGTGCCTATATCAGCCGGGCGAGAATTTATGCACGCGCGGGAGAACAAGCATCGGCAACTGCCGATTATATGAATGCTGTAGAACTGCTCACCGAAGCAATCGAGACATGGCAAGGTGAACCGAAAGCACTTATACAGGTTTACCTCTGGCGCGCCTTCGCCTACCAAAAATTGGGTGAAATTGACAGCGGACAAAGCGATCTGAACGAAATGAATAAACGCATCTTTAGCTTTTTTCTTGAAAAAAGTAAAAAATTGTGA